Proteins encoded together in one Streptomyces sp. NA04227 window:
- a CDS encoding type 1 glutamine amidotransferase: protein MSDNSLRLVWVYPDLLSTYGDQGNALVVERRAQQRGLNVTRVDVRSDQPVPTSGDIYLIGGGEDRPQRLAAERLRRDGGLSRAAGNGAIIFSVCAGYQILGHEFINDLGQREPGLGLLDVVSTRGEGERCVGDVFGDIDPPLGLPPLTGFENHQGVTHLGPTARPFARVRLGKGNGTGDGTEGAYNETVFGTYMHGPVLARNPQIADLLLRLALDVNALPPTDDRWYEALRAERIAAAQQQPA, encoded by the coding sequence ATGAGCGACAACAGCCTGCGTCTGGTGTGGGTCTACCCGGACCTGCTGAGCACCTACGGCGACCAGGGCAACGCCCTCGTGGTGGAGCGCCGGGCCCAGCAGCGCGGCCTGAACGTGACCCGTGTCGACGTACGCAGTGACCAGCCGGTGCCCACCTCCGGTGACATCTATCTGATCGGCGGCGGCGAGGACCGGCCGCAGCGGCTGGCGGCCGAGCGGCTGCGCAGGGACGGTGGCCTGTCGCGCGCCGCGGGCAACGGCGCGATCATCTTCTCCGTCTGCGCCGGGTACCAGATCCTGGGCCACGAGTTCATCAACGACCTCGGCCAGCGCGAGCCCGGCCTCGGTCTGCTCGACGTGGTCTCCACCCGGGGCGAGGGCGAGCGCTGCGTCGGCGACGTGTTCGGCGACATCGACCCGCCGCTCGGGCTGCCCCCGCTCACCGGCTTCGAGAACCACCAGGGCGTCACCCATCTCGGCCCCACCGCCCGCCCGTTCGCACGGGTACGGCTCGGCAAGGGCAACGGCACGGGCGACGGCACCGAGGGCGCGTACAACGAGACCGTGTTCGGCACGTACATGCACGGCCCGGTGCTTGCCCGTAACCCGCAGATCGCGGACCTGCTGCTGCGCCTCGCGCTGGACGTGAACGCGCTGCCGCCGACCGACGACCGCTGGTACGAGGCGCTGCGCGCCGAACGGATCGCCGCGGCACAGCAGCAGCCCGCCTGA
- a CDS encoding class I SAM-dependent methyltransferase → MVSSSDPRGGRAGRAEIQEFFTVRAADWERRFPDDGPAYRAAVRALGLRPGQRVLDAGCGTARALPALREAVGPAGVVLAADLTPAMLDTARETGRTAYGQLLLADAERLPLRTGALDVVFAAGLLSHLTHPEAGLRELARVVRPRGRLALFHPLGRRALAARHGRPLTDDDLRAEPRLNSLLSHSGWRLTSYVDEDARYLVLAERIRDDTA, encoded by the coding sequence ATGGTGAGCAGCAGTGATCCGCGGGGCGGGCGCGCAGGGCGCGCGGAGATCCAGGAGTTCTTCACGGTGCGCGCCGCCGACTGGGAGCGGCGGTTCCCGGACGACGGCCCCGCCTATCGCGCCGCCGTCCGCGCACTCGGCCTCCGGCCTGGGCAGCGGGTGCTCGACGCGGGTTGCGGCACCGCCCGGGCACTGCCCGCCCTGCGGGAGGCCGTGGGTCCGGCGGGCGTGGTGCTCGCCGCCGATCTGACGCCCGCGATGCTGGACACCGCACGCGAGACGGGACGTACGGCGTACGGGCAGCTGCTGCTCGCCGACGCGGAACGGTTGCCCCTGCGAACCGGCGCCCTGGACGTCGTCTTCGCGGCCGGTCTGCTCAGCCATCTCACCCACCCCGAGGCGGGGCTGCGGGAGTTGGCGCGTGTGGTGCGCCCGCGAGGACGGCTCGCGCTGTTCCACCCGCTGGGGCGCAGGGCACTGGCCGCCCGGCACGGCAGACCGCTCACCGACGACGACCTGCGCGCCGAGCCACGTCTCAACTCCCTTCTCTCACACTCCGGTTGGCGACTGACTTCGTACGTGGACGAGGACGCCCGGTATCTCGTCCTGGCCGAGAGGATCCGGGACGACACGGCTTGA
- a CDS encoding cytochrome c oxidase assembly protein: MDHSGHGTMTDLPPFTLGRGLVWSTDPFFLVGCVLALLLYGWGVVRLARRGDRWPVGRVVAFTLGVLSIVLMMCTRLNDYGMVMFSVHMVQHMVISMLSPILLLLGAPVTLMLRALPVAGRGRKGPREVLLMFLHSRYLKVVTHPAFTIPMFIASLYGLYFTPIFDFLMESRAGHITMMLHFLAVGLVFFWPIMGVDPGPRRPGYLMRMLELFAGMPFHAFFGIALMMASSPMIGTYENPPASLDIDALADQTAAGGIAWAFSEIPSVVVLLALLYQWYRSEERQARRTDRAADRDGDKELEAYNAYLASLHARKG; encoded by the coding sequence ATGGATCACAGCGGGCACGGCACGATGACCGATCTGCCGCCGTTCACGCTGGGCCGGGGCCTCGTCTGGTCGACGGACCCCTTCTTTCTCGTCGGCTGTGTGCTGGCGCTGCTGCTCTACGGCTGGGGGGTCGTCCGCCTGGCCAGGCGCGGTGACCGCTGGCCGGTCGGCCGCGTCGTCGCCTTCACGCTCGGCGTGCTGAGCATCGTCCTGATGATGTGCACCAGGCTGAACGACTACGGCATGGTCATGTTCAGCGTGCACATGGTGCAGCACATGGTGATCAGCATGCTCTCGCCGATCCTGCTGCTGCTCGGCGCACCGGTCACGCTGATGCTCCGTGCTCTGCCGGTGGCCGGTCGCGGCCGCAAAGGCCCGCGCGAAGTGCTGCTGATGTTCCTGCACAGCCGCTATCTGAAGGTGGTCACGCATCCCGCCTTCACGATCCCGATGTTCATCGCGAGCCTGTACGGGCTGTACTTCACGCCGATCTTCGACTTCCTGATGGAGTCGCGTGCCGGGCACATCACGATGATGCTGCACTTCCTGGCCGTGGGACTGGTGTTCTTCTGGCCGATCATGGGCGTCGACCCCGGCCCGCGGCGCCCCGGCTATCTGATGCGGATGCTCGAACTCTTCGCGGGCATGCCCTTCCACGCCTTCTTCGGTATCGCGCTGATGATGGCGAGTTCCCCGATGATCGGGACCTACGAGAACCCGCCGGCCTCCCTGGACATCGACGCCCTGGCCGACCAGACGGCGGCGGGCGGTATCGCCTGGGCGTTCAGTGAGATTCCCTCGGTCGTCGTCCTGCTCGCGCTGCTGTACCAGTGGTACCGCTCCGAGGAACGGCAGGCCCGCCGCACCGACCGCGCGGCCGACCGGGACGGCGACAAGGAGCTGGAGGCGTACAACGCGTACCTGGCCTCCCTCCACGCCCGCAAGGGCTGA
- a CDS encoding MurT ligase domain-containing protein: MAGNTEPLPPRARLAVTAGKAAAAVSRAAGRGSGSVIGGKVALKLSPDLLGRLAQHLDVILVSATNGKTTTTRLIAEALRAAGPVVSNALGANMPAGITSALAGGSDARYAVIEVDEKYLSGVARDTAPKAIALLNLSRDQLDRAAETRMLAEHWREGLSGSKAVVIANADDPLVVWAASSSPNVVWVAAGQMWKDDAWSCPSCGGVMQRPGDDWFCAQCGFRRPAPSWALNGEYVMDPHGSAWPIHLQLPGRANRANAASSAAVAAVFGVPPQVALERMYQVQAVAGRYDVVQFMGRDLRLLLAKNPAGWLETFSLIDQPPAPVVLSVNARGADGTDTSWLWDVDYTRLTGHPIFVIGDRKLDLAVRLEVANQSFHVCQSLDEAVQMAPPGRIEVIANYTAFQDLRRRVGN, encoded by the coding sequence ATGGCAGGCAACACGGAGCCGCTGCCGCCGCGGGCCAGGCTGGCCGTGACGGCAGGCAAGGCCGCCGCCGCGGTGTCGCGGGCGGCCGGTCGCGGCAGCGGATCGGTGATCGGCGGCAAGGTCGCCCTCAAGCTCAGCCCCGACCTGCTGGGGCGGCTCGCCCAGCACCTGGACGTGATCCTGGTCTCGGCGACCAACGGCAAGACCACCACCACCCGGCTGATCGCCGAGGCGCTGCGGGCCGCGGGCCCGGTGGTGTCCAACGCGCTCGGCGCGAACATGCCCGCGGGCATCACCTCGGCACTCGCGGGCGGCTCCGACGCCCGCTACGCGGTGATCGAGGTCGACGAGAAGTACCTGTCCGGGGTCGCCCGGGACACCGCCCCGAAGGCGATCGCCCTGCTGAACCTCTCCCGGGACCAGCTCGACCGCGCAGCCGAGACCCGGATGCTCGCCGAACACTGGCGCGAGGGGCTTTCGGGCAGCAAGGCGGTGGTGATCGCCAACGCCGACGACCCGCTCGTGGTGTGGGCCGCGTCCTCCTCCCCGAACGTCGTGTGGGTGGCCGCGGGCCAGATGTGGAAGGACGACGCCTGGTCCTGCCCGTCCTGCGGCGGTGTGATGCAGCGCCCCGGCGACGACTGGTTCTGCGCCCAGTGCGGATTCCGCCGTCCCGCCCCGAGCTGGGCGCTCAACGGCGAGTACGTCATGGACCCGCACGGCTCGGCCTGGCCGATCCACCTCCAGCTGCCGGGCCGCGCCAACCGCGCCAACGCCGCCAGCTCGGCGGCCGTGGCCGCCGTCTTCGGTGTGCCGCCGCAGGTGGCCCTGGAACGCATGTACCAGGTGCAGGCCGTGGCAGGCCGGTACGACGTGGTCCAGTTCATGGGCCGCGACCTGCGGCTGCTGCTCGCCAAGAACCCCGCGGGCTGGCTGGAGACCTTCTCGCTGATCGACCAGCCGCCGGCACCGGTGGTCCTCTCGGTCAACGCCCGCGGCGCGGACGGCACCGACACCTCCTGGCTGTGGGACGTCGACTACACCCGGCTGACCGGCCACCCGATCTTCGTCATCGGTGACCGCAAGCTGGACCTCGCGGTGCGTCTCGAGGTGGCCAACCAGAGCTTCCACGTGTGCCAGAGCCTCGACGAGGCGGTCCAGATGGCGCCGCCGGGGCGTATCGAAGTGATCGCGAACTACACCGCCTTCCAGGACCTGCGCCGCCGCGTCGGCAACTGA
- a CDS encoding 1-acyl-sn-glycerol-3-phosphate acyltransferase → MFYYVLKYVLLGPFLRMAFRPRIEGLEHVPEDGAAIVAGNHLSFSDHFLMPAILKRRITFLAKAEYFTGPGLKGRLTAAFFHSVGQIPVDRSGKQAGQAALHEGLGVLSKGELLGIYPEGTRSHDGRLYKGKVGVAAMALKGRVPVIPCAMIGTFEAQPPGKRLPSPRRITIRFGEPLDFSRYEGMEDERAILRAATDEIMYAILRLSDQEYVDEYAAVVKAEEAAAKKKQGRKLPRLPLN, encoded by the coding sequence ATGTTCTACTACGTGCTCAAGTACGTCCTTCTGGGGCCGTTTTTGCGGATGGCGTTCCGGCCCCGTATCGAAGGTCTGGAGCACGTACCGGAAGACGGCGCGGCGATCGTCGCCGGGAATCACCTGTCCTTCTCGGACCACTTCCTGATGCCCGCGATCCTCAAGCGCCGCATCACCTTCCTGGCCAAGGCCGAGTACTTCACCGGGCCCGGCCTCAAGGGACGGCTCACGGCGGCCTTCTTCCACAGCGTCGGACAGATCCCGGTCGACCGCTCCGGCAAGCAGGCGGGGCAGGCCGCGCTGCACGAGGGTCTCGGCGTCCTGAGCAAGGGCGAACTGCTCGGCATCTACCCCGAGGGCACCCGTTCCCACGACGGCCGCCTCTACAAGGGCAAGGTCGGGGTGGCCGCGATGGCGCTCAAGGGCCGTGTCCCGGTGATCCCCTGCGCGATGATCGGCACCTTCGAGGCGCAGCCGCCCGGCAAGCGCCTGCCGAGCCCGCGCCGGATCACCATCCGCTTCGGCGAACCGCTGGACTTCTCGCGCTACGAGGGCATGGAGGACGAGCGGGCGATCCTGCGCGCGGCGACGGACGAGATCATGTACGCGATCCTGCGGCTCTCCGACCAGGAGTACGTGGACGAGTACGCCGCCGTCGTGAAGGCCGAGGAGGCCGCCGCCAAGAAGAAGCAGGGGCGCAAGTTGCCGCGTCTGCCGTTGAATTGA